The nucleotide window TGGCGATCAGCGGCAGAATCGGCTGCGTGCAATAAATGTTGGTGACGACGGCACCTGCGATGATCGCCATCATGACGATCTTGCCGCGCGACGCCATTTCGGGCGCGGGATGCGGTGGTGTCGGGAGTGTAGGTTCGCGCACGATGGGCTCCTGAAGTATCGATGGATGGGTTCCGGCGTCGACGCACTTCCTGCTGTCGTTGCACGCCCGAAACCCTTAGCCGCAACAGTACGCGCTTGCATCCAGAGAGAGAATCCATCAGGATCGGGAATCATCTTTCCAAAATTTGGTAGGGTTCCATGAACCGGCTAGAGTCGATGTCCATCCTGATTGCCGTGGTCGATGCGGGCAGCCTGTCGGCGGCGGCGCGCCGGCTCGACATGCCATTGGCGACCGTCAGCCGCAAGGTGGGGGAGCTGGAAGCGCATTTGAAAACGCGGCTGTTGCATCGCACGACGCGCCAGTTGTCGCTGACGGAAGCGGGCGCTTCTTATGTCGCCGCCTGCCGCCGGATTCTTGAAGACCTCGGTGAGGCCGAGCGCGCTGCGACCGGGGAATACGCGACGCCGAAGGGGGAGTTGGTGGTGACCGCGCCGGTCGTTTTCGGGCGCTTGCATGTATTGCCGGTACTGGCCGAGTTTCTCGCGCAATATCCGGAGATCGATGTGAGTCTGGTGCTGACCGACCGCGTCGTGCATCTGATGGACGAGCACACCGATGTCGCGCTGCGCATCGGCGAGTTGCCCGACAGCTCGCTGGTGGCGGCGGGCATCGGCACGGTGCGCCGGGTGATCTGCGCGAGTCCGGCTTATTTGACGAACCACGGCACACCCACAAAGCCGCGTGAACTCGCGGGCCATGCGTGCATCACATTCGAAGTGCTGGCATCACGGCGCGCGTGGGTGTTCGGCGCGGGCAAAGGTGAGCAGTCGATTCCGATTCACTCGCGTCTGGCGGTCAACACGGCGGAGGCGGCCATCTCGGCGGCAGTGCTAGGCGTCGGGCTCGTGCGGGTGCTGTCCTATCAGGTGGCGCAGGCATTGCAGGACGATGCACTGCGCGTGGTACTGGACGATTTTGAATCGGCACCGCTACCGGTCAGCCTTGTCCACAAGGGGCAGACCCCGCTGCCGCTCAAGCTGCGCGCATTTCTCGATTTTGTGACGCCGCGTCTTCGTGCGCGCATTGCCCCTCGTATTACCGCTCGTATCGCCCCTGTTACGCGATGACGTTGCCATGCCAGCAAATTTCTGACTGACAAGGAGCTTTCGGATGATCGATCACATGGAAGTGATGGTTAGCGATTTCGCGACGAGCCGCGCGTTCTATCGTGACGCACTGGCAGCCATTGGCTATTCGCTGATTGCCGAGAAGTCGGCGCAGATGACGGGTAACACCGATATCGCGGGGTATGGCGAGAACGGCCACCCCGATTTCTGGATCAGTCGCGGCACACCGAACCGGCCCGCGTTGCACGTGGCCTTTCGTGTGCCGGCGCGGCGTATCGTCGATGCCTTCCATCGGGCGGCCGTCGCGGCAGGGGGCACCGATAACGGTGGCCCCGGTCTGCGCGAGCGTTACGGTCCCAACTACTACGCTGCCTTTGTGATCGACCCGGACGGGCACAACATCGAAGCCGTCTGCTACGCGCCCGACTGAGCGCGTCGCCAGACTTAGCCCTTGTGCGTATAGCGCAAGCGAGCCATCTGCTCGGCGCTGTCGGTCAGCAGACCGGCGGCATCGGCAATCGCCTTTTCCAGCGTGGTCGGCCCGAAGGTCAGCGAGAAGCATCCCGAGAACACACGTGAGAGGCTCTCCAGTGCGGTGCGGTCGATGGCGCCCGAGAGCAACGATGCGGTGGCACCGGCCTTGATCGCAACTTGCGCGGCGATCATCGGCGTTTTGCCCGAGAGCGTCTGACCGTCGCTGCGGCCTTCGCCGGTGATCAGCCAATCGGCACCTTCCACGGCTTGCGGCAGGCCCACACGTTCGGCGACCACTTCGGCACCTGAGCGGAACTGCGCGCCCAGCAGATGCAGCGCAAAGCCCAGACCACCGGCGGCACCGGCACCGGCACGGCTCGCCGCCTCATTGGCGCTGAACGCGCGGTGTGCGTGAGCGGCGAAATGCGCAATCGCACGGTCGAGCGGTTCGACTTGCGACTCGCTCACGCCTTTCTGCGGTCCGAAAATCGCCGTCGCACCCTGCGATCCGTTCAGCGGGTTATTCACGTCGGACATGGCGATCAGTTCGCAGTCCTTCAGACGGCCATCGAGTCCGTTCAGATCGATCGACGCCACACGGTGCAGCGCGGCCGGCACAGGCGGCACCGCTTCACCGGCTTCGTCGAGCAGACGGGCACCGAGGCCGACCAGCAAGCCCGCGCCACCGTCATTGGTGCTGCTGCCGCCCAGACCGATCAACACGCGACGTGCGCCGGTGTCGAGCAGCGCACGCAACAGTTCACCCAGCCCCACGGTCGAGCGCTCGGCCACGGGCGTTTGCATGCCCACCGGATCGGTGATGCTCACGACATTCGCACTCTCGAGCACGCCGGTGCCGTCGGGCATGACGCCGTACTCGGCGGTGACCGATGCCTGACCGGCACCGCGCACCGACAGCGGCACGCGACGCCCGCCCGCGGAGAGCAGCGCTTCGAGCGTGCCTTCGCCGCCGTCGGCCATCGGTCGCAAGCGGATCTCGGCCTGCGGTAGCACGCGGGCAATGCCGGCCGCGATCGCGCGCGCAACTTCGGGCGCGCTCAGCGAACCTTTGAACGAATCGGGGGCGATGACGATGATCGGGGCTTGCGCATTGCTGGACATGGCAATCGGGATGGTCGGAATAGGTTGGACAGAGTCACTCACTGGTGCCGCAGCGCTTGGTCTGAGCGTGGCCCGCCAAGGCGTCCGCTTGTGGCGGACCGACCGGCCGGACGGTTTGTCCGGAGACCGGCGAGGCAGACTCTCACGTGCTGGATCTTGCGTTTTCTCAGGGATTTGTCAGCCCCGAGGCGGCGCGGCGCAGTGTGACAGAAACCAGCAATATACGCGATTCGGGCCACCGCGCATTGCGCGAATTGCCATGCTATGAATAACACGAGTAAGATGAGCGCCAGCCGGCGGTGCGTCGTCCTATGCGTCACATTGCCGACGATTCCGGACGTGCACGTACACGTACCGGGCATTCCAAAGCAGTATCAAAGCAGTATCAAAGCGGTACCGAAGTTAATTCAACGAACATAACGGCGCGAGCCACGGCCCGTCACGGATGCTCAGCATCACGTGAGCGTCGGCCATCGGCGCCGAGACCAGATACGAAGCTGTCGCCACGCCCGCCCTCGGTTTTGCCTGTATTTGCAGGCCCGGCGCAACGTGTGCGGTGGCATGGCCAGCGTGGAGCGGGGCATGAAGTGGGGCACTGAAACCAATACCGGCGCGACGCTCGTCGCGCCTCGTCGCGGGGTGCGCGCGTCAGGGCGGGGTGCTCTGGCAGTGGGCTCGGCGTGGCTCGCGGCAGCACTGCTCGCCGCTTGCGCGCAGACTGCACCGGTGCAGGCGCACGACGATCCGCCCTTGGGCAGCGTCGCCGACGTTGCACCGGAAAATGTAAAAGTCGAGACGTTACCGGCCTATCGCGACACCATTGCCGACGCCAGAAACAACGGTGCCGTCTGGCAAGGGTCGTCCAAGAAGACCCTCACGCGGGTGAGTGCCTGCACGGCCAAGCTCTGGAAGAAGCAGTTGCCTTACGCGCGCATCGACCGCACGAAGGCCGGCACCGGGCAGACGCTGCAACTGTCGTCGAAAGACGAGGGCGTACTCGCCATCCTCGATCTTGCACCGCACAAACCCGGCAGCGAAGGCTCGCTGTATCTGGGCTCGACCGGCTCGCAATCGCTGGCCGACGCCGTGCGGCAGTGCCTCTGATTCTCGGCGCGCCTGCCAAACGTCTTGTATCTGTCACTGTGGTGTCACAGTACTGCGCGGTATGATGGCGGCAAACGTGCACCCGCTCCGGGTGCACGATGGCTTTCTCTTCGCGCGTGCCGATGTCTCCTACCGAATCCGTCGATGTTTCCGATGTTGCGACCGTCGCGCAGGACGCCGGACAGGCGTCGCTGAACCCGCGCCAGCAGTCGCTCTTCGATGCCGTGCGCCGCGACGGCTTTCTCACGGTCGACGAACTCGCCGTACGCTTTGACGTTACGCCGCAGACGATCCGGCGCGATATCAACTTTCTGGCCGAACTGAAGTGGGTGCGCCGCTACCACGGCGGCGTGGGTCTGCCGGGCGGTGCCGAGAACGACGCCTACGATGCGCGTCAAACCCAACTGGCCGACGAAAAGCATCGCATCGCCGCACGCCTTGCCGAGCAGATTCCCGACCACGCCTCACTGTTTATCAATCTGGGGACCACCACGGAAGCCGTGGCGCGTGCATTGTCACGCCATCGCGGGCTGCGCGTGATTACCAACAACCTGCACGTCGCTGCGATGATGAGCGGCTATCCCGATGCCGAAGTCATCATCGCCGGCGGCGTGGTGCGCGCTCGCGATCAGGGGGTGACGGGGGAAGCGACGCTCGACTTCATTCGCCAGTTCAAAGTCGACTTCGGCATCATCGGCATCTCGGCCATCGATGCCGACGGCACGCTGCGCGACTTCGATTACCGGGAAGTGCGCGTCGCCGAAGCCATCATCGCGCACTCGCGCACGGTGTTTCTCGCCGCCGATCACAGCAAGTTTGGCCGTCCCGCGCTGGTGCGGCTCGGCCATCTGTCGCAGATCGACGCACTGTTCACTGACCGCGCCGTGCCTCCCGCGATGGCGCAGGTGATCGCCGACGCGGGCACACAGATCCACGTCGCCGATTGAGGGCGATGGGATTCAACGACAGTGTCTGACGGCCCCGCAAAGTCAAATATGCGCGAAATCCAACAAGTCCACCGTGGAATGTGCGATTTCGAACGTCTTGAGGCGTCATATGTTAAAATTCGAATGTCAATGTTCGAAAACGAACATTTTGCGATCCCCCAGTCAACTTGACGCCAATCCCCCGGAGTGACGACGTGCAACCATCCGCCCAAATGCCAACGGACCCAACGCTAGCCCCCTATGACCTGTTGGTCGTGGGCGGTGGCATCAACGGCGCCGGGATTGCACGCGACGCGGCCGGTCGCGGCCTGCGCGTGATGCTCGTCGAGCAGGACGATCTGGCGTCGCATACGTCCTCAGCCAGTACCAAGCTCATTCATGGCGGGCTGCGCTATCTGGAGTACTACGAGTTCGGGCTGGTGCGTAAAGCGTTGCAGGAGCGCGAAGTGCTGCTGCGCGCCGCACCGCACATCATGTGGCCGCTGCGCTTCGTGATGCCGCATATGCCGAACCTGCGTCCGGCGTGGCTGATTCGCGCGGGGTTGTTCCTTTACGATCATCTGGCCCGGCGTGAAATTTTGCCGGGCTCGCGCGGTATCGACCTGCGTCAGCATGCGGCCGGTGCGCCGTTGCGCCGCGATATCACGCGTGGCTTCGTCTATTCCGATGGCTGGGTGCAGGACGCGCGGCTGGTCGTGCTCAACGCACAAGATGCCGCCGAGCGTGGCGCGACGGTGCTCACGCGCACGCGTCTGGTAGGCGCCGAGCGCGGCGAGCATATGTGGACGGCCGAGGTGGCGTCGCTGACGACCGATGGCACGGAGACGTCGCGTCAGACGGTGCGTGCGCGCGCCATCGTGAATGCCGCCGGTCCGTGGGTGGGTCACTTGCTCGGTGATGTGCTGCGCCAGCCCGCGACGCATAGCGTGCGCATGGTCAAGGGCAGCCACATCGTCACACGCAAGTTGTTCGATCACGACC belongs to Pandoraea norimbergensis and includes:
- a CDS encoding DeoR/GlpR family DNA-binding transcription regulator, with translation MAFSSRVPMSPTESVDVSDVATVAQDAGQASLNPRQQSLFDAVRRDGFLTVDELAVRFDVTPQTIRRDINFLAELKWVRRYHGGVGLPGGAENDAYDARQTQLADEKHRIAARLAEQIPDHASLFINLGTTTEAVARALSRHRGLRVITNNLHVAAMMSGYPDAEVIIAGGVVRARDQGVTGEATLDFIRQFKVDFGIIGISAIDADGTLRDFDYREVRVAEAIIAHSRTVFLAADHSKFGRPALVRLGHLSQIDALFTDRAVPPAMAQVIADAGTQIHVAD
- a CDS encoding VOC family protein, with amino-acid sequence MIDHMEVMVSDFATSRAFYRDALAAIGYSLIAEKSAQMTGNTDIAGYGENGHPDFWISRGTPNRPALHVAFRVPARRIVDAFHRAAVAAGGTDNGGPGLRERYGPNYYAAFVIDPDGHNIEAVCYAPD
- a CDS encoding LysR family transcriptional regulator, whose product is MNRLESMSILIAVVDAGSLSAAARRLDMPLATVSRKVGELEAHLKTRLLHRTTRQLSLTEAGASYVAACRRILEDLGEAERAATGEYATPKGELVVTAPVVFGRLHVLPVLAEFLAQYPEIDVSLVLTDRVVHLMDEHTDVALRIGELPDSSLVAAGIGTVRRVICASPAYLTNHGTPTKPRELAGHACITFEVLASRRAWVFGAGKGEQSIPIHSRLAVNTAEAAISAAVLGVGLVRVLSYQVAQALQDDALRVVLDDFESAPLPVSLVHKGQTPLPLKLRAFLDFVTPRLRARIAPRITARIAPVTR
- a CDS encoding glycerate kinase, whose amino-acid sequence is MSSNAQAPIIVIAPDSFKGSLSAPEVARAIAAGIARVLPQAEIRLRPMADGGEGTLEALLSAGGRRVPLSVRGAGQASVTAEYGVMPDGTGVLESANVVSITDPVGMQTPVAERSTVGLGELLRALLDTGARRVLIGLGGSSTNDGGAGLLVGLGARLLDEAGEAVPPVPAALHRVASIDLNGLDGRLKDCELIAMSDVNNPLNGSQGATAIFGPQKGVSESQVEPLDRAIAHFAAHAHRAFSANEAASRAGAGAAGGLGFALHLLGAQFRSGAEVVAERVGLPQAVEGADWLITGEGRSDGQTLSGKTPMIAAQVAIKAGATASLLSGAIDRTALESLSRVFSGCFSLTFGPTTLEKAIADAAGLLTDSAEQMARLRYTHKG